The Solanum lycopersicum chromosome 8, SLM_r2.1 DNA segment CgagataaaattaatatttttatatatgtataatatatagatgttgattttttttttaaaatcttgatTATGGGAAATTCTGAATCAGCCAATCGGCACTATCACAATCTATTTTTGTTTGTTgtcataaaatattgaaaagccAAAACAGGCCCACACGACATGGGGAATCTGCCATGCCAATCACGAAAAGGTAGTACTAGTAATTACAATAAGAAGTCTAGgctgaaaaaaacaaaaagagaatgaaattaatagtttatttgttaaaatatttatcgtccttattgaaaatatatatacttcatACTTGTTACTTTAATAGtttgtttttgtttgatttaatattttaaatatatatttatttatttatttttattgtcaaatttatcacgttaagaaaaaaattattttaccaaTATTAATTACTTTCATGACTTAAGATTATAAATCAATATATGCAGTAAAATATGtcaattttatgaagaaacaTATAAAGTTCAAAGTTAAGAAGTAAAAGTAAATGAGTGAACTAATTTAAAAGTATAAAGATAAAACTATTAATCTCTTTAAGATTACATTTAATTGCCATGACAGGTGGTAGATTAACTatttatctatatttaattaattgaatgatttttttttacaaatttagaaataaaattaataatttataccaTTTTTTAGATACTTCTACTCtctctttaaaattaaaaagaagagaGTTGACAAAGTCATAAACGACGTGCTTTATCCTCACGAAACTCCCGTGTTTTGTGCCGCAACTTTTTGCCCTCCTCGACTCTCAAGTCCATTCATTTCATGTTTCatcaatcatcatcataattttatttctccaaaaaaattaagtatattttacttaaataaaACAGGAATATTGACTACTGcacaaactatataaaaaaaccttctttttttttctgctGGTACAAAAGAAACTAAACAATCTGAAAATTTGCCAATTGTGTTCTTCTCATACATGATGTGTTTGCTTCTTTTAAAAGAATACGATTTACTGTCAATTTAGTGCAAGCAACTTATTACTAAAAGAATATATTAGCACTAAGCACCTTCGTAACTTAACAAAGTCTATAACTACAATTGAGTAACAAAATCATTTTTgcataaatttaatcaaattataatacaaTGAATAACATTTTTTAGAAGTTCTTTTCTCTTGCTCTTTATAAATATCACAACTAATAATATGTAGCCTTtattgtgaaaaaaataaaataatatatatatataaaatatatgatagttaaattttcttcttctttgtataaccttttctatatttatatcaaaatttgattaatttaaatttacggCGTATTCAAATGTTCATATTTACAACTTAAATTCGAGTGTTATTTATAAGAAGAGGAGACCCCATCCCCTGCCCCATTGGTTAGATAACCTTCTTACGTTATAGGAAAACCAACTCTGTTTaaagaaacaatataaaaagTCTTTCTGTAGACTAATGACAATAATCATCTCCAATTCATTTGGGAAGAAgttgtcaatattttctttcaatatcAATTCTACAAATCTGTATAACTTTTCCTTGTAATTCAACAAATTCATAGAATTTGGTGGATCCATTACCAAGTCCAAGAAAAATAGCTATTCGAAAGTGACACAAAATTGAGCAAAGAGTAGTCAAAAGGTCAGTAGAACAGCAAGAGAAAGAGGACGGCACGAATAGCAGGAAAACAGAGTACCCAGTTGGTTGGAAAAGGGTATCCATTGATATTCTTTCTTTGAAGGACAATTTTAATCTGCAGATCAAGTGTTTGATTTATTGCTTCACAGAGAAATATGAGCAATAAAGCACCTGTTAAGTTAGATGATGAGCAGTTGGCTGAACTGCGAGAAATTTTCCGATCGTTCGACAGAAATGATGATGGGAGTCTAACCCAACTCGAGCTTGGCGCGCTATTGAGGTCTCTTGGTTTAAAACCAAGTCCTGATCAGCTCGAAACTTTGATTCAAAAGGCGGATAAAAACGACAATGGCCTTGTTGAATTCTCGGAGTTTGTATCACTCGTAGCACCGGAACTTCTTCCAGCGAAGTCCCCTTACACAGAGGAACAATTGAAACAGCTATTTAAGATGTTTGATAGGGATGGAAATGGTTATATTACGGCTGCAGAATTGGCTCATTCTATGGCGAAGCTTGGACATGCTTTGACTGCTGAAGAACTTACTGGGATGATCAGAGAAGCTGATACTGATGGAGATGGCAGGATCAGCTATCAGGAATTCACTCAGGCGATTTCTTCGGCTGCTTTCGACAACTCTTGGGCTTGATATGTGAATCTCCTTTCGGTATATCTTGTCAATTTCTGTTCATCTAGTTtagatatatatgttttgtttgTTAATGTACTTTTTGTTGTATGTTTTTAGTGAGTTTACTTTCCGACTTCCTCTGCTAATGTTAAATGTGTATATTATTTCAAACGATGATCGCTATGTTGTTTCTGGGATTTAAACTGATATACTCTCTTCTACGTGACTTTTTCTCCCATTGATTTAGCATTGTATTAAGTTTTACTGGATTATGTGATCGAGTAATACATATAAACTTTACCAGATGAATTTGGACTTTAAATgaacatgtaattaagtgtgATTCCTGcatttatttcttaactttAAATGATCAAGTTAGTGTGACATAGTTATAATGGAACAGACCAGCAGAAAAGGAATATGATTGCAACGGTCTAGATGGTGGCATAGGTATAAGCATTCTCTGATTTTAACCTAATCATGAGCCAGGAAATTTACACTCTCCTTGTTAAAATTAATGTGCCATTAGATGTTGTAGCCATCAAACAGGAGAATACATCGATTTATGCTCTACGTGTTCTGATCAAAGAATTTCAATTATCTACTTGTAGCAGGCCTCCTGTTCTTAGCAAAATAGTTGGAAATGAGCGTTGGTGCCAAATGAAGAAGTAGAGGATTTAAGATGCAGAGTTGGTGTTGTTGTGTGCTTACATCTTAATGTATTGCTTCTATCTGTGATGATGCAACATTATCTTAGTTTAGCATCCGATAGAACGTTTCTTGCCTAGAGAAGAGATACTTCTTTTGTCATTCATTTTcctttatgatttattattgtaCTTTCTTTTTAGAGTAAATAATACTGTTTGAGTGATAATTTTCAGTTTATGTTAAGAGTTTTTTCATACAAGGGTTTCATTAGACATAACAATGTTTTCTTCCCAGCATAACTAAGTTTAActaaacagaaaaaaaataaaatctagatAGGAACAAACAACTGGTTTTACTATTATTAGAAAGATAATGCAATATCCAAGTAATAATATGACACAAAATTGTTCTGtagaataatatatacataagcAGCAGACAATAAGTACTTAATTTTGCAATCTTATTGGCTTCATTATATTGTATCCTTAAACTAGTCTGAAAGAGTGCATCTTCTGATCAGGTACTCCAAGTCTGCAGCCAAAAGGATTAACCCTTGATGTTATCCCGTGAGTTTCACGCATCCTAGTACATAATAAAGCTTGTTGAATAAATGGATGTTGAAGTAGTTGTTGCGTCGTCCATCTTTTTAGAGGATCCTTTATCAAACACTTGTACAAAAAATCTCTGGCAATCTCAGAAACATCACTAGGAACCATTGGTTCTTCATTCATAATCTTCCATTGCAAATCCTTAGTGTCGCGATAAATCCAAACGCGACACCCAGTCATCATCTCTGCCACAGTACACCCTAACGACCATATATCATAACTCCTGCCATGAAAACCACTGATCAAAGATTCTGGGGGCGCGTAAGGTAGAGTCCCTCTGTTGCTCATCGCAGCACCAGTCATATATGCCACACCTTCGGGAACTCTCAACGACAATCCAAAGTCAGCCAACTTTAACTTGTGCATCCCACCACGTTCAGCGTTGTTGAAAATCAAAACATTAGCAGGTTTAATATCACAATGAACCCACCCTTTCTCATGAACGTGTTGAATACCCTTTAAGAGTTGATATGCATAGAAACCTACTTCCACTTCAGACATCCGTATCCTTCTCATCTTCGAATTAATGATCAAATCGTGTAGCGATCCACCATATGCATACTCAAGAAACAGATTGTAAGTTGAGACATTACCGTTATCGATGCTAACGTCTGATCCAATGAACTGAACCACGTAAGGTGAATCTTTGAGGGTTGTCAAGATTTCTGCTTCTCGTTGGAGTGAAACAGAACGGTTCATATCAGCACATTTAACAGCAGCAACAGAAACACATAACGAAACAGGATCCATCTTCACTGCATAATAAACTTTGCCGTAAGAGCCAGCGCCAAGAACGTAAAGCTTCTTCCACTGAtccataataatattttcactttcttctcactaatttttttttttttttggttattgaatgattgtgataaataataaaagggTAGTTACTTctttttatagagaaaaaaaattattcaatccttggttgatatggaaaaggtgAAGAGTTAATTTTGGTAACTTTTGCGTATCTTAccattgtatttatttttggtaactTCTTAAAATCAAAACTTTGAGGGCAACACGGTGTACACTTATTTGTACTTCAAATTTGTAAATTCAAAAAGTTTCTAAAACTTTTAAAGTAGTTTTTtcccaaaattttatatacacgGCAACATAATTAAATAGTTACCAAAAAATTGTACGTATGGTTAAATTTACCATGAAGCTAATTACTGTTAAGTTGAGTAATCACGTAGCTTTGAAATTATTCTAGGTACTTAAACCAAATGGTGTTAAATTTAAAGAACGCAAATGTAATTAAAATGTAACttgttattaataattataagaaattaaagCTCAACTTTAAAAAGGTTTTTCTTCTATCccaaaatatttatcatatttcatttatcgaaaatcaatttatttaaattttgtctaATATTTTAAGGTGCAATTTTCCACCATATTAATATGAGAATAGTTGtaatgtatattattttaatattatttttgaatgtatctaaattttaaattttgaatattgagCAAATCTAATCTAATTTAGCTCTAAGATTAATCATATGAACGTTATTGAGAAATGAGGAATGCTTGGCATTGAAATAGCTCCCTCTTATCTCCACGGGCGGAGCCACCATATACTCTTTCgacgaaaaattatataatttatatataattaaaataattttttatgtatatatagtagatttCATACCGCCTTTGGTTACTTCTGTgcttatttttacatatttgaAATTCACTTGTCAAAAATTCTAATTTCAACACTACTTATCTCCCTCTTTTATATCTCGTTTATCATAAACTAATTTATAAACATACATTTTGCCCGTGTATATAAACTACTT contains these protein-coding regions:
- the LOC101244797 gene encoding probable calcium-binding protein CML18, with the translated sequence MSNKAPVKLDDEQLAELREIFRSFDRNDDGSLTQLELGALLRSLGLKPSPDQLETLIQKADKNDNGLVEFSEFVSLVAPELLPAKSPYTEEQLKQLFKMFDRDGNGYITAAELAHSMAKLGHALTAEELTGMIREADTDGDGRISYQEFTQAISSAAFDNSWA
- the LOC104649001 gene encoding mitogen-activated protein kinase kinase kinase 20-like — encoded protein: MDQWKKLYVLGAGSYGKVYYAVKMDPVSLCVSVAAVKCADMNRSVSLQREAEILTTLKDSPYVVQFIGSDVSIDNGNVSTYNLFLEYAYGGSLHDLIINSKMRRIRMSEVEVGFYAYQLLKGIQHVHEKGWVHCDIKPANVLIFNNAERGGMHKLKLADFGLSLRVPEGVAYMTGAAMSNRGTLPYAPPESLISGFHGRSYDIWSLGCTVAEMMTGCRVWIYRDTKDLQWKIMNEEPMVPSDVSEIARDFLYKCLIKDPLKRWTTQQLLQHPFIQQALLCTRMRETHGITSRVNPFGCRLGVPDQKMHSFRLV